The stretch of DNA AGGgaagctgcactgctgcttgcCAGGGCAATGCTActtgctgctgcccaagctccCTGCCACTGTCCTGccacgctgctggcaccatccctgtccctctgcatgAAAATATTCCTCGGTCAGCTCTTCAACAaacccagcaggcagcactAGATGGTCCCCACCGCTGCTGTGACAtttcctgtgctcagctggagccctgcagcctggcacaaCGTCTCTGCAGCCCCGGCACGTGGCtcaggggacagccggggagGCTGGTGGCAGCGGCAGCATGGCGTTGGGGGAGCTGGAAGTGCCTGGCCCCCCACCCCGGGCTCCTGCCAAACATCTGCAGTAGGCGGGAGCTGGCTCCCACCCGGCTCTGGTGGAAAAACAACTGAGCAGGAAGGTTCGTGCGAGGGTcagcctgccctgcacagctgctttTTGAGGAGGGGGACCCCAATCCTGCAGGGTGGGGCAGCACAGTCTTGATGGAGCTCCTGGCCCCCTTGGCTCTCCCATGCAGCCTCCAGCAGGGCATGGCACAGCACGTTGGGGACACTGGGTGACATGCCTGGGATGCCGTGGAAGCTCACTGGCAGAAAGGGAGTTTATCGGCTGTGTCTCATTAGCTCCCTCCCCATTCCCAACCTCCACCAAGGCTGATTTGGCACTGGGACCCAAGGAGACAGGACTTGGATAAACAGGTcccttgtttttattttggtttcagGAAAACTGAGTTCAGGAGTGACTCAGACTTTCACTGCTCGTGGCAGGGATCAAGGACACGTGGTAGAGACACAACCACGCTGTGCCACACACCACTGTAGCTAGATGTGGGTGGCTGTTCCTGTGGTGGGAAAcagtggggcagggagcagctctgagcagctctgcaggtcagtcccagctctgtcacaggAGGTGGCTCAAGCCCTGGTCATGGTCAGAagtgtgagctgtgctggggagcacagcactgctctttGTTGGCTGCAGGGTGCAAAGATGTgcaggccaggagctgcagcctcatgGCCTCAAAtctccctggagcctgggaAGTAGGTGGGGAGGGTCAAACCCCAGATATTGTTTCCTACAGGTTTTGGCAAGGAGCCATCTCGTTCCACTCACAGCCATATCTGTGAGAGTCGACTGGAGCACCCCTGTGGCTGGCCTGGCTCTTGGCATGTTGTGATGGGATCTGTGCAGCCCCCAGGCAGTGGCTGAGCATCCTGAGGGTTTGCCTGGACCTGGGTGAGCAGCCCACACTGCTTGGGgtccaggcagggcagggctaaGCCATTCCCCCAGCAGCAGTTCAGGTTTGAGCTTTGGGAAATGCTGCCAGTGACAGAGAgacccacagcccccctgctcCGTGGCTCCTCTGTGTGCCTGGGAGATGTACCCAACCCCCAGCCCTCCCACGCCAGCTGAGGCTGCAGTTGGAGCCTCACAGCATCAGCCTTTCCCAGGACACGGTGTTCTTTCTGGTGAAGAACACGGACTGGGAGATTGCTCCCAGCTTTCTCTTAACCCATGGAAACACTTCCCTTCCTTGATGGTGTCTCCAGCAGCTGGCTCAGTGACAGCATCGTGGAAGGGCTGACCCTGCTTTCTAGTAAAGCCAAACCTCATGCTGGCACTCATGGTCCCCTCGAGGCTCACCCACTGCCACCCCATACTGTCCTccaccccagggcagcctgcCCCGAAAACCACAACTCCCCCAGTTCCTCTCTAGCCAGTTAATCCTCCCATTGAATAATTTTGTTGGGGGATTTCAGGGAATTTACACCTCACCACGGATATTTTCCTTGGAGACAGCCCAGGGTAAATGTTTCCATTCCTTGGCTAAGCAAACAGGACCCTGGAAACTCCTGCCCCTGGGGACACCAAGGGCTAagggacagcagtgccctgccctTGACCCCAGCAGGGTCACCATGGAGCCACAGCCCATGAGCTGCAGAacagcccctggcaggagggatcctcctccagagctgcctccagcagcaccttcaTTTACCGGGCACAAAGGAGAGGAGCGGGATCAACCTTCCTCAGCCCAGCCCGAGCAGCCATTGGGGCGGCACCCACCGAACCCAGCCCGGCCTCCCCGAGGCTGCTGCCGGGGGGGTTTGGTCCCTGCTTCTCGGGTGCCAACACCCCACTTGGGGGGGTAAATGTCACCCTGGCTGGGTGGCCTGCACACGATGGGGCACCTCTCCCCTGCGACACCTCTGCCCCCGTCCCCTCTCCCACCCTGGCCCCTCTCcacctctccccctcccccgaTATCTCTCCCCACACCTTGCGGGTTTAATCCAGGGTCGGGTAACACGTTGCACAAACCCTTGGCACATGCCgctgccccgtgtccccatggGTGCCCTGGGTCCCCGCCAGGCCGTGGTGCCACCCCCGGGCGGTGTCCGTCCGTGCGTCCGTGTGTCCGTCCCAGAGCCCACACGGTTAACgcggcccgggcccggccccccCCGGCCATTGGCTCTCCCACCGCAGCCCCGCAGCTATTTCTTGGCCGCCGGGCCCGGAGGTGACAGCAGGCGACAGCGGCGCTCGCCCTGCCCGCTCGCTCCGGGCTCTCGGGGGGTGCCGGCaccccgccccccgcgccccgccaTGGGGGGCTGCCCCCGCAGCGGCTGGGTTCTGCCCCTTGTCTTGGCTGGGCTCGTCCAGCTGGGGCGAAGTGAGGAGTTGGAGAAGGTAAGAGGAGGGGGACACCCCCGCGGGGTTTtcaggggggtctgggggctgtgtgacaccctggggacagcctgtTCCCAAGGCTCTCTGCAGGACTCCCCGGGGCAGGGGTGCGGCACGGTGGGCCCGTgacccccctccttcccccgaCAAGGCCGGCGCCTGGATCACGGGGGGATTCTCTGAGTTTGTTCTTGCCAAGGGCCAAGAATCGCTATCCTGGAGTTGGGGACAGGGGGGTACAGAGCCATGTGCTCCCCAAGGGACTTCCCTAGGGGCAGAGCACGGGCCTTTTTTCCACGCAATGTCCGGGAGGGTTCCCCCATGTTTGCAAGGTGTGGAACGCACcgtgtccccacagcccagcgGCAGGGACACTGTCACCCCCTAGCCAGGCTCCCCACCTTGCCACCGGGACCCCACAGTCCCACGGAGCCTTCACTCCTCGAGCGCAGCCCCTGCGACTTCACCTCTTGCCAGCTCCCAAAATAACCTCTCGGTGGCACTTGGCTGAGCCTGGGTACCCTGGTGGGGGCAGAAGGTGGGCTCCTCTGGGTTAACCCTTGTGGCCCCGGATGCTCCAGCCCGACCCTTCCCGGGCCGTTCCCCATCCCACCCggcagcccctgcactgcccctgtcccccagcGCTTCCAGAGCTGGTGGGTCCTGCTCACTTGCCCGTGCCTCGGGATTCGGGTGCTGGCCTCCCTTTGAGCTCCGGCTGTTTTGCAGCCCCTcgccttcctgcagctccctgttgGGTAAACATTCCCCCAGCTGCGGCCAGACCCATGTGCATCCGCATGCCCCAGTCAGCCTGTCCCACCAGCGCGACCTTGGCATGCCggagccaggctgctgccagcggCGTTACGGGCAGGGGACACAACGCTGGCAGCCGTCCCcgcagccagcagcagggctggcccctCGCTCTGCTGGCCGTGGGGATGGGGAGCGGGGTGGCCggcagcccccagcctgctcccacGGGATGCTCCTCGCCCCGCAGGTGGATTGCTACCCGTCGGTGAATGGCACCATCTACAGCtacagggctgtgtccctcGATGGGGACGAGTACATCCCCTTTGAGAGGTACAAGGGGAAGACAGTGCTCTTCGTCAACGTAGCCACATACTGAGGCTTGACCCACCAGTATGTTGGTAAGGGTCCTGGGGGCACGGGCACCTTGGGGTACGGGCAGGGCCCAGAAGTGCAGCCTTTGGCATGTCCCCGTGGACCATTCTGtttcagggagctggggaaagggTTAACGCCTGCTCCCCAGGGCCCAGCCTGACTGGAATGGTCCCAGGGATAGAGTGCAGGTGTGGAGGTGTGCCCGGTCCTCTGCTAACCCACTTCTGGCTCTCCTTGCATGCAGAACTGAATGCACTACAAGATGAGCTGAGAAGCCAGGATGTCGTGATCCTTGGCTTCCCCTGCAACCAGTTTGGGAAGCAGGAACCTGGCCAGAACTCAGAGATCCTCCCTGCGCTGAAGTGAGTACTGTGGTGGGGGTTGTGGGACacctccctcccccagctctgctggggtcCCAGCCAGGCAGTGGGAGCATGGGCTGCAGCTACTGCAGCTGTGGCCCCCAAACAAGGGGTTTGGGATCTGTCACCACCCCTGTGGAAGCACCCAGAGCTGTCCACTGCACAACATCCCGTTCCCCTGTCTTGTAGGCATGTCCGGCCAGGAGGTGGCTTTGTTCCCAACTTCCAGCTGTTCAAGAAAGGGGACGTGAACGGGGCCAATGAGCAGAAGATCTTCACCTTCCTGAAGGTGGGTGCTATGGCAAGGGGAGATGAGTGGGACATACCCAGCTTGCTTTTTGGAGGGGCAAGGCAGTGATGCACTGTCTCCCCCTTGCAGAACGCCTGTCCCCCGGTGGCGGAGGAGTTTGGGAACCCCAACAAGCTCTTCTGGGAGCCTCTGCGGAACCATGACATCAAGTGGAACTTTGAGAAGTTCCTGGTGAGCCCCGAGGGCGTGCCCGTCATGCGCTGGTACCATCGCACCAACATCGCTGCCGTGAAGAATCACGTCACCACCTTCCTGAGGCTGCGGCAGCAGAACCAAAATTAacagcaggaccagcagcaCCTTGGGCCGCTGGCTTAAGGCCAGCATCTTCCCATTCCACTCCCTCCCCAGATgttccccagcagcagaaatcaCGCTCTGTCCCCTCCATTGCTCCCGTCTCTGGCACCCCCCAAGTCAGGATGCTGGGCTGGGCAACCTTGTGGCAGAGACCTCAGCGATGGCAGTGGGATACTTCCAATACCCCTGTCCCACCTCCACCCCTGGTGGTGACATCTCCTGGCCTCCAGCttgctccctcctctccaccATCCCAGGCAGTGGGAGGATGCAggggctggctgtccctggagcaggagacCACATCTCCATGAAGGCTCAGCCCGAAAGCCCCTGGTTGGGGCGGGCTTGGCCTGACCGTGCCGAGCACGGAGTAGCTCTTCAGTGCATTCAGGCTGCCCGTGGTCCTGGCACACAgatgtgctgctctcctggtcAGGGGTAGCCAGCCCCTCACCACCCACCACAGACACACCAAATAAAGGCTCTGCAAATGTGAAGCCTCACTTGTTGGCCAGGGGTAGGAAGGGTAGAGTGGGGGGCACAGTGGCCAGCCTGGGGGGAGCAGTGCCTGACAGGAGAAACTCAATTTTTTCCACAGTAACTGCAAACATGGACTTATCATCACAGCCCAGCATTTGAAGACAGGATGGGGTGTGAGTCCAGGTGGGCAAAAGGGGATGGGACAGCCCCCAGTGATGAGCATACTGGAACCCTGTGCTTCCTGCTGTCATATCTGTGACAGCCATGCTTACAGAAACtgggttgtgtttgttttttcccctccagaccTATTTCGTGAAGCAAGACTTGCTATGTGCAATGTCAAAAACTGTCCCTAAGGCCACTGCTGCATGGAAaggcagagggggcagcaggggcttccctgctctggcagaggTGGGGACAGAAGAGGGGAGGGTGAGGGGTTGAGCTCAGCACACAGAGGGAGGTGGGGTCATGCACTTGGGCCAACAGATCCTGGGCTGCCCAAGCAAGGGTTGGGGTCCCCTTGCACTCTGTCTCTATGGCTATACCCAAGCACATGGGGACCAACAGCCCTGCtatccctccctctccccatccccatgCAGAGGCTGCCCCACAGGAAGCAGCTTTTAGGACAAAACCAGAGAGACTCAGCCACACTTCAGTCcttaaataaatacaaagacaCCAACCACCCTCAGGCTGGGCCATGGCTGCGGCCAGCACCTGCCTGCGAGTGTGGGGTCTCCCACCACTGGGAGAGTCCCCGCTGTTCCCCGCTCCTCCAGGGGCTCTGGATTGGGACAGCTCCTGGGAAACACCGGCTCCTCTTCCCTGAAGACCTGGCTCAGGTCTACAGTGATGCCATGCCAGGCCTGGCTTCTCGTGGGGAAGGGGATGGCCGTAGGGGACTGACCCCATGCTGGCTGCCACCACGATGGCACCTTTAGTCCCTCCTTCATGGTTTCTCTGGGGGAAGGCGCTGCTGAGCCCCCACGTGCAGCACACGTCCTTGCACAGGCATCGGCAGCCggagcagctcctggacacacacacacgggcacacacacacaccctaCTTCTCTTCCACTGGTGTCGGAGCGTGGCCGGTCCTTGGCATTAGGGCAATCCGGGACCTGCCTGTTCTGAGACACAAGagaggggtggcacagggtaAGCATGGTTCTTCATTCTCACACATGGCCCACAGAAGGGATGCCAGCCATGGCAAGGTTGTTATCCCTGAGCACCGACTGCCATTAACTCCACGAGCTGTTTGGGCTCAGCCTGACTTTAGGTGCTGTGAGGATGctggcagggatgcagcagggacCAACCCCATGGCAAAATCATCCCCTCAGCTGATGAGAGGTGGGGGCTAAGGGAAAACGGCCACTGCCTGAAAGttgtgtccccatccctcccccaTGTGCCCCAAGTCTCAGGGTGAAGGACGGGCACCCCTGTCAGGGAGGGTCTGAGCCTTACCCAAGTCCTTGGGGACTGGTTTCACCCCAGCCACTGCCTGGGTGTTCTGGCTGTGAGCCATGGCACAGGGCGGGCGCCAGGGGTACTCGGACTGCAGGAGGGAGAACAGAGACAGGGAATTACCTGGGATGTGAATCATGAGGCTGCACTCTGACTGATTGATAGtatgaggaggagaaggaaggggaggaaagggaatgaGCAGTCACATGCCAGTAGGACACAagtgctcagctccctgctctgggactCAGTGGACTTGGAGGGCAGTGAGTCCCAGACCCACCCACATGtcaccctctgctccccctcctgctggcacaggcagagtcTCACCGGGGGGAAATGGTGGAAGTTCTGTCCTTGAGTGTGCTCGCCCGGCATGGCTGGCGGGTATCGGATCTGCTGCCACTCGTCGTAGCCGTGGTACACGGGGTGAGCCATGGGGGGACTGTACTGGTACTGGTACATGGGGCAGGCTGGGCCCAGCGGCCCCGGCCCTGGCTCAGGGTGCAGCCTCTCCCCAGAAGCCTGCAATGAACCAGGACAGATGCTGGGGAGATCCCAATGGCAGCCCACCACCATCCCTACCACCACTCATTACCTGCAGcatccagcccctctgcccaaGGAGGGCTTCCTCCCATCCCTACCTGCTTATGTTGTTTCAGCAGCTTCTtcagcttctccttctcctccttctccctctggCAGTCATCCTTGGAGGCTCGCAGCTGAGGGGAAGAGGGATTAGTGCAGAGCCCACCCTGCCACCCCCATCTTCATGGGTTAGGGTTGCTGAGGGAATGCCTGCACCAGTCTCCCCCCATCAGATCCGCATGAGTGGTGCAGAAAGAGGAGATGAATGAAAGGAGATGCTCTGGCAGtgacaagcagcagaaaaaacacCCCTCTGGCCTTCCTGTTCTCCTTCAGCCCCTACTCTCAGGTATGTACAGGGACTGTGACATGGGGCGAGCATTTCCAAGACACATGGGGTTGACATGGGGCTCCCAGAGAGCTGCCAGTAGCACCCAGCGCTGCTCACCTGGTTGTTGGAGAGGACcaactgcttctgcagcttttccagctgctgcttcagctcttccttctcctcattCATCCTCTCCCTGTCACTCCGTTCCCGCTGGAAATCTTCCTCGAAAATTTTCACCTGGCAGGAAGGAAGAATGTGGGTGCACCTGGCTGAGCAGACACCTCCCCTAAGCAACCCCACACTGTGCTGCCACTCTTGAGTCCACCAGCCACTTCAAGCCCCAGGCATATGGGCTGGCTCGATGGCCCATGGCTGTGGCCCCTCCAGATGAATGCCTGGAGGGTGCTGAGTTGGGTTCCTAACCCCCACCACCCCAGCACTGAcacctgcccagctgctgggctgctgctggcacacaggGCTCTTTGCTTTGGAGATTCAGGACATGTATTTCCTTGCCTGTGCCCAGGGGCTCCGTGTTCTGCCCTACCTGCTGCTTGAGTAGCTCATTCTGGGTCAGCAGCTCTTGCTGTGGCAGCTTCCCTGCCGGCTCCATGGCAAAGATGGGTGGTGAAGAGGCTTGGACGTTCAGGGCCTCTTCTAGTGCCTacagaggaagagcagggggCAGGGTCAGAGCAATTTCGGGGCCCATGATGTCACTAGAGGGCCCCAGGCAaatgcccagcacaggaagTGGGTGTAACTGGGTAGGGGCAAGAGGGACAACAGGCCCTCCTTGAACCCCTCTTTCCTTGGAGCCCAGAGGGATGTGGTAGGCCTCATAGAAGTGGGCCTGACACAAGTCTCTGCCTGGGCAAGAGTGGGTTATCAGGGTCAGTTTTGGATTTGAGAGAGGTGAAGAGACTGGGGAGCATTAAAGACATTTTGCAGTGAGGGGTTGTGCCCTGGCCCCCACCTTGTTCAGCCTCTGGATCTCCTTTTCCTGGTATTCCCGCTGCCTGGTGACCGgagccagctgctcctgcaggaaccGCATCCTCTGCTGCAGGTCCCTCACCTCCATGGCCAGCCTCTCCTTCTCTGCCTGCAGGACCCAGGGTGGGGAGAGatcagccagggcagggctacagggctggcagctccctgtcACCCCTCCCAAGGGACTCGCCTCCTCTGTTTCTATCCGGGACTTGGCCAGGAGCAGCTTGCGGTCAAAATCGCGTTGCTTTTGCTCCCGCTCTGACTCCAGCTCGGTCACTGCCCTGCGGGCCTCAGCCAGCTCCTGGTGTAGGTCCGTGACCTGCCAGGAGGGAGTGGGAGTGTTGGCCTGGAAGGACCCACACTGGGAGAAaggaggcacaggcagccccCAAACCTTCCTACACCATCTCCTCTGAGTGCCCACAGCCAGCACCCAGCAGGAATGTGTCCCCAAGCACCCAGCCCTACCTTCTGCTCGTACTTCTGCTTCATGGAGCGGAAATGCTGATCCCATTGTTTAttcacctccagcagctgcagggagagagggatggCTGAACAGGAGCCCAAAGCCTGCTATGAACCAGCTGTGGTGGTCCCCAGCCAACTCCTGTCATGAAAGCACTTCAGGGACCAGCTGGATGGagatcccagctccagcagtgcttccctgcagctctgaagCCCTGCCCCAGTCTCTCGGtgccatcccagccctgtgccccctctGCCCACTCCCCGCCTCCTTAGTGgtgcctccctcccagcctggtcCTCACCTCCCTGCGCTGGTGCTCCAGGATCTTCACCTTCTTTTCCTTGGCTTCCAGCTCTTCTCTGCCCGGCGCCTTCTCCACCATGGCCCCGCTCTGCTGGACGCGCACGGGGGGGACCCTCAGGGCTTTTGTGGAGGCTGTGCCCAAGGCCGGCTAAACTTGAGCCAGTTCCCCTCCCACTGCCTCCCCCATCCCCCTGAGACTCTGAGTAGTCCTGCTGGTCATACTGGGACAAACTGGGGGCTCGATTAAAATGAGGCCATCTTTGCTGATGTGTCAGCAGgctccctgcctccttcccagccctctccaAGGAGATGCTGCCTCCTCACCTGTTCGGCAGCTTCCCTCTTCCCACTGTCCTGGCTGCTCAGTGTCACCATCCTCCGGAGCTCCTGGTTCTCACACCTGTGGGCAGAAGAGATGGGTCAGCAGGAAGAAGCTTCCggagcagccctgtccccatccaCACAGCCCACCCTCACCTGAGCTTCTCCAGAGCCTGGTTTCTCTGCTCCAGGTCATGCTCCAGCTTGGTGCGCAGCTCCTTGTTCTCACTGTGCAGTGTCTCACACAGCGTCTGGAGGGTGAACACTGGCAGTGTGAGGACCACGGCCAGCCCTCGGCCACCCACACCTCCCACCAAGCCACGCTAAGGAGGTGGGTGTCCACCTCAGGATGGGCAGGAGGGGTTTGGTGGGAAAAAACAGAAGGGGGAATATCTCCATGAAGTGCCAGCCCTCGCTCACCTGCAGGAACGACGTTCTCTGCTCGTTCTTGTGCACCTTGGAGGCCAAGCGCTTGAGCTCGGAGGCCATGTAGCCCATGCGCACAAAGACCTGGTCCTTGCTGGCCTCCTTGGCACAGCCACTCAGCGtgttctccagctgctgcagctggggcagcaggtTGGCATCCTCGGTCGGcggctgctccaagtcctggGAATGGGATCAAGTGTGGTCAGACCAGTCAAAGGGGCATTGTAAAGCTCCTCTTGGGGCAGATCAACTTCACGTCCCATCCATGGCTGTGGTTGGGCGCTGGGCCAGCACCAAGACACTCTGCAGCACCTCTCAGTATGATGAAAAACTGTGTCAGCTTTGTAAAGATCTGATTCCCAGCTGCTGGATATGGCACACTGAGTCCCCAGGTGGAGGaggacatggcagcagctcATGGATTCCCTGTGGCCCTTGGCAGTCTGAGCAGAAAACACTCTCAAATTGCTGACAGCAATGCAGGCATCTTCACCCTTGGTCTCATCTCCACCTGAGCTCTTCCCATCTGCACGGAGACTAAAAACCCCAGCTCCTGAGACTGTCCTCTCTACATAAACCCTGGTCTGTGCTGGAAAGGGTGGTGGTCTTACCCCAACTCCCATGTTCTCCTTCCACCTGTCCTActtctgtgctccctgctgctgtggcatgCCAGGCACCAGGAACCCGAGCCCTTTGGCAGGTGACAGCCAAGTGGGTGATGCATGGGATTTAAACAGTGGCTGGGAAAGCCCAGGTCAGGACACACCCACCAGTGTCAGGGTGTACCCTGCCCATGGGGAGTGTCCCCAGGAGGTTTATGCTCCTCTGGTGTGGTTGGTTAACTCCTCCATAGCCTAGGAGGTGcggctggcacagcagctggcacacatggcactgctgggaggagctggggatgtgctGGCACACCTACAcgtgctctgctcccagccctgctgactCACCTGCTGCCTGTAAGAATGTCCCAGATTGCACCACAGGGCAGCCCagtgtgtccccagcaccctgACCCCGGAGTTAACAGCCCCAAACCTGCTGTGGGAACGTGTGTGTGGGGCACAAAACAGGCAGCTCCTCCCACCTGTGTCTGCCGGCAAGGGAGGCAGTGAGGACCCAAGCTGGGACAACCCACATGTAAGCACAGGACTTGGAACCAGCTCAGGAACCAGCAGCTGGTGGCCAAGCAGACCCCATTCCATTCTCCACCACCTCACAGCTGCACCCCAGGTGCATCCAGGAAGACTCAACCCCTCCACGAGCCTCTCTGGCCAATGTGAACAAGGATGTGCAACGAGAGCATGTCCTCTTACTGGTACCATGTGGTGCCAGCTGATGATCATTCCCCTTGGGCTCCCCATTCCTTTTACCCCTCCATTCCATCACACAAAAAAccagagcaggacaggctggggcaATGACAATTCAGGTGGCAGCAAATGGAGCACACAGAGGTGTTTTGGCTAGGGCAGACCCTGTCAGCAATTAAAGGGCTTGGAGACCTGGTCATTCCACCCAGTGTGGGCACCAGCTGAATATCAGAGCATCACTGACAGCTACTTGGGTTGTCACAGCTCTTCCTGTCACTGTCATGTGGCATCTCCAGACATTGGTGTCCCCATCTGGCTGGGGCTGCTTCACTGGCCCCTCGCACAGGCCCAGCCAGGCCAGATATGTTTGGGGGAGGACCCTTGCCTAGTTTATCCCTCCTCTGTGGTTTGCCCAAGAGTTGCCTTGACATGGgtcagccagccctgctggggcctGCCCGGGCACagaactgcagccctgcacaccctCAAACCCCTGACACTGCTCAACTCCCCAGCCACCAAGACCAAATCCTGCAGGCACCACGGCCACTCACcactctcctgctctcctggggaaaCCCCTGCGCTTCGATGGCAACGACCTCAAACTCTGAGGAGGATCCCTGCAAGGGGAGGCAGCCAGgtcagagctccccagggaacgGCACCCCAAGATGCCCACCACACAAAGAGAGGGACCACCAGGAGTACAGCAGAAGAGCTGCCCCCTTCTTTAGGTCCATCCTTGTTTCTAGATGCCAAAGCCTGCCTCCTTTTGCTTTAACTAGATGGACAGTGCCTCCCTCTCAGCCATGCCAACATCTACACTCAGCAGACTCACGCTCGGAGGTGATTTCCGTGCTTCCACGtctggctgggcactgcccggggctgcccgtGCAAAGCTGGGATCAGGGCCGACGGCTGCGGAGaggggagaggacacagccatgAGCCTTTTGGAGAGCAGGGCCTCTCTCAGACCCCTGCAAGGACAGGCACTGATGGAGGATCTCTACCCCATCTATGGGGATGGGACAGAAACCTCCATTTACAAGGGAGGATGGCAGTGGTTTGATACATTCCAGAGATGACACAGC from Prinia subflava isolate CZ2003 ecotype Zambia chromosome 16, Cam_Psub_1.2, whole genome shotgun sequence encodes:
- the GPX3 gene encoding glutathione peroxidase 3 produces the protein MPLPRVPMGALGPRQAVVPPPGGVRPCVRVSVPEPTRLTRPGPGPPRPLALPPQPRSYFLAAGPGGDSRRQRRSPCPLAPGSRGVPAPRPPRPAMGGCPRSGWVLPLVLAGLVQLGRSEELEKVDCYPSVNGTIYSYRAVSLDGDEYIPFERYKGKTVLFVNVATYUGLTHQYVELNALQDELRSQDVVILGFPCNQFGKQEPGQNSEILPALKHVRPGGGFVPNFQLFKKGDVNGANEQKIFTFLKNACPPVAEEFGNPNKLFWEPLRNHDIKWNFEKFLVSPEGVPVMRWYHRTNIAAVKNHVTTFLRLRQQNQN